From Cyanobium sp. Tous-M-B4, the proteins below share one genomic window:
- the pds gene encoding 15-cis-phytoene desaturase — protein sequence MRVVIAGAGLAGLSCAKYLCDAGHTPVVVEARDVLGGKVAAWQDEDGDWYETGLHIFFGAYRNMRQLFKELDIEDRLQWKSHSMIFNQMETPGTYSRFDFPDIPAPFNGLAAILSNNDLLTWPEKIAFGMGLVPAILRGQQYVEECDKYSWTEWLRLHNIPERVNDEVFIAMAKALNFIDPDEISSTVVLTALNRFLQEGDGSKMAFLDGNPPQRLCQPIVDYVEARGGEVHLNSPLRQIELNADGTVKAFQIGGIKGQEPRTLTADAYVSAMPVDPFKLLLPEAWKEIPYFKKLDGLNGVPVINIHLWFDRKLTEIDHLLFSRSPLLSVYADMSNTCKEYEDPERSMLELVFAPAKDWIGRSDEDIVAATMEELKRLFPMHFTGNDQATLRKSIVVKTPLSVYKTVPGCQQLRPDQASPIPNFFLAGCYTMQRYLASMEGAVLSGKQCAQAIGTAV from the coding sequence ATGCGCGTCGTCATTGCCGGAGCAGGGCTAGCCGGGCTGTCGTGCGCCAAGTACCTCTGTGATGCCGGCCATACGCCGGTGGTGGTGGAAGCCCGCGACGTGCTGGGCGGCAAGGTGGCGGCCTGGCAGGACGAAGACGGCGACTGGTATGAGACCGGTTTGCACATCTTTTTCGGCGCTTACCGCAACATGCGCCAGTTGTTTAAGGAGCTGGATATCGAAGACCGTCTGCAGTGGAAAAGCCACTCGATGATCTTCAACCAAATGGAGACGCCAGGCACCTACAGCCGCTTTGACTTCCCCGACATCCCAGCCCCTTTCAATGGTTTGGCGGCCATCCTCAGCAATAACGACCTGCTCACCTGGCCCGAGAAGATTGCCTTCGGCATGGGCTTGGTGCCTGCAATTTTGCGCGGCCAGCAGTATGTAGAAGAATGCGATAAGTATTCCTGGACTGAGTGGCTGAGGCTGCACAACATTCCCGAGCGGGTCAATGACGAGGTATTCATCGCCATGGCCAAGGCGCTGAACTTCATTGATCCCGATGAAATTTCCAGCACGGTGGTGCTCACTGCCCTAAATCGCTTCCTGCAGGAGGGTGATGGCTCCAAGATGGCCTTCCTTGATGGCAACCCACCGCAGCGGTTGTGCCAGCCGATCGTCGATTACGTCGAGGCCCGTGGCGGGGAAGTTCACCTAAATTCCCCGTTGCGCCAGATCGAGCTCAATGCCGACGGCACGGTGAAGGCTTTCCAGATTGGTGGCATCAAGGGCCAGGAGCCCCGCACCCTCACGGCCGACGCCTATGTGAGCGCCATGCCCGTTGATCCTTTCAAGCTGCTGCTGCCTGAGGCTTGGAAGGAGATTCCCTATTTCAAGAAGCTCGACGGCCTCAATGGGGTGCCGGTGATCAATATTCACCTCTGGTTTGATCGCAAGCTCACCGAGATCGACCACCTGCTGTTCAGCCGTAGCCCGCTGCTGAGCGTGTATGCCGATATGAGTAATACTTGCAAGGAATACGAGGATCCGGAGCGCTCGATGCTGGAGCTGGTATTTGCCCCAGCCAAAGACTGGATTGGTCGCTCTGACGAGGACATCGTGGCGGCCACGATGGAGGAGCTCAAGCGCCTGTTCCCGATGCACTTCACCGGCAACGACCAAGCCACGCTGCGCAAGTCGATCGTGGTCAAAACACCACTGTCGGTTTACAAAACCGTGCCTGGCTGCCAGCAACTGCGGCCCGATCAGGCCTCACCGATCCCAAACTTCTTCCTGGCCGGTTGCTACACCATGCAGCGCTACCTGGCCTCAATGGAGGGGGCGGTGCTGAGCGGTAAGCAGTGTGCTCAGGCGATTGGTACGGCGGTCTAG
- a CDS encoding segregation/condensation protein A → MAEGGARLAIRLLQDAAERGDLDPWDVDVIAVVDGFLDQLRQRIEVPRLVVANAPSRGGSYEQDLAETSEAFLAASVLVSLKAEVLEAATFAQEAPDQDEIGFDFDHDGQGWLVNPALALPQRPERHLWRRPVAPPPLQRPVTLGELIRQLEDIAERLEADEGRIRPRHRPKRYSERAAIEQVAALAHREKLPETTAALSQFLLSWDPAHAWAGFNELVQDWAAHVEAKGADAELDRDRVGVFWALLFLCHQGKVELDQQGGLFGPLHLRRLLHPGEARQLPLVPAIGAAEQALAA, encoded by the coding sequence TTGGCTGAAGGAGGCGCAAGATTGGCCATACGCCTGCTCCAGGACGCGGCGGAGCGGGGCGATCTCGACCCATGGGATGTGGACGTGATCGCCGTGGTGGATGGTTTTCTAGACCAGCTGCGCCAGCGCATTGAGGTGCCCCGCCTGGTCGTAGCAAACGCACCAAGCCGGGGCGGCAGCTACGAGCAGGACCTGGCTGAAACCAGTGAGGCCTTTTTGGCGGCCTCGGTGTTGGTGAGCCTCAAAGCCGAAGTGCTGGAAGCGGCCACCTTTGCGCAGGAAGCACCAGACCAGGACGAGATCGGCTTTGATTTCGATCACGACGGCCAAGGCTGGCTGGTGAACCCCGCCCTGGCCCTACCTCAGCGACCGGAAAGGCACCTCTGGCGCCGGCCCGTAGCGCCGCCACCCCTACAACGACCGGTGACCCTGGGGGAATTGATCCGCCAGCTCGAAGACATCGCCGAGCGACTCGAAGCGGACGAGGGTCGGATTCGGCCGCGCCACCGACCCAAGCGCTATAGCGAAAGGGCAGCGATTGAGCAGGTGGCCGCCCTGGCGCACCGCGAGAAGTTGCCGGAAACCACCGCCGCCCTCAGCCAGTTTTTACTTAGCTGGGATCCTGCCCACGCCTGGGCCGGCTTCAACGAGCTGGTGCAGGACTGGGCTGCCCACGTGGAAGCCAAGGGTGCGGACGCCGAGCTGGACCGGGACCGGGTAGGGGTGTTCTGGGCCCTGTTGTTTCTCTGCCACCAGGGCAAGGTGGAACTCGACCAGCAGGGAGGGCTTTTTGGCCCTTTGCACCTGCGGCGCCTGCTCCACCCTGGCGAGGCCCGCCAACTGCCCCTAGTGCCAGCCATCGGTGCGGCGGAGCAGGCGCTGGCGGCTTAA
- a CDS encoding lipopolysaccharide assembly protein LapA domain-containing protein — protein MKQLNFLLIFSFGLAMVMFTLENTAPTTVHFLPGLSGTLPLAALLLLVGGIGATAAWVFAVWTGVVRKVEAVQSQGEFAAQQVRIQELENDLQRYRATVDAQLGLLPAAGQSSAPANPDAAEAVTVSVG, from the coding sequence ATGAAACAGCTGAACTTTCTGCTGATCTTCAGCTTTGGCCTAGCCATGGTGATGTTCACCCTGGAGAACACAGCCCCCACCACGGTCCACTTCCTGCCAGGCCTGAGCGGCACCCTGCCCCTTGCCGCCCTGCTGCTGCTAGTGGGAGGCATCGGCGCCACCGCTGCCTGGGTTTTTGCGGTGTGGACCGGGGTGGTGCGCAAGGTGGAAGCGGTGCAGAGCCAGGGCGAATTCGCCGCCCAACAGGTGCGCATCCAGGAGCTGGAAAACGACCTGCAGCGCTACCGAGCCACGGTGGATGCCCAGCTGGGGCTACTGCCAGCGGCCGGGCAAAGCTCGGCTCCCGCCAATCCCGATGCCGCCGAAGCCGTGACCGTGTCAGTTGGCTGA
- a CDS encoding DUF3172 domain-containing protein, protein MSRSRYISDRYAGERPDEGRSPGGRYAEDAYERGGRRNEPRRPAGGGNKGGPGGSGPGGSGPGGTGPFQFNVGTLAILAGVLVVGIGIGTAISSTTQGDQGNIASSQQLDMAVPDPEFCRQWGASAFVMDVELYTTMNPSSSFVTQPELKAGCVIRRENWSVLQKEGAVTNEQMRQCKQRMNTFAYIGSVKDKPIVRCVYQTDTSQNKFLTKGVADDTVGVTPEADQF, encoded by the coding sequence GTGAGCCGCTCCCGCTACATCTCAGATCGCTACGCCGGTGAGCGCCCAGATGAGGGGCGTTCACCCGGAGGGCGTTACGCAGAGGATGCCTATGAGCGGGGCGGTCGTCGCAATGAGCCCAGGCGGCCTGCCGGGGGCGGCAATAAAGGCGGCCCGGGCGGCAGTGGCCCTGGCGGAAGTGGTCCTGGCGGCACAGGCCCCTTTCAGTTCAACGTGGGCACCCTGGCGATCCTGGCTGGGGTGCTGGTGGTGGGCATCGGCATCGGCACCGCCATCTCCAGCACCACCCAGGGCGACCAGGGCAACATCGCCAGCAGCCAGCAGCTGGACATGGCGGTGCCTGATCCGGAGTTCTGCCGCCAGTGGGGCGCCAGTGCCTTCGTGATGGACGTGGAGCTCTACACCACCATGAACCCCAGCTCCAGCTTCGTGACCCAGCCGGAGCTCAAGGCCGGCTGCGTTATCCGCCGGGAAAACTGGAGCGTGTTGCAGAAGGAAGGAGCCGTAACCAACGAACAGATGCGCCAGTGCAAGCAGCGCATGAACACCTTCGCCTACATCGGCTCAGTCAAAGACAAGCCAATCGTGCGCTGCGTCTACCAAACAGACACCAGCCAAAACAAATTCCTAACGAAGGGAGTAGCTGATGACACGGTGGGCGTCACCCCTGAAGCCGATCAGTTCTGA
- a CDS encoding NAD(P)H-quinone oxidoreductase subunit 5, producing the protein MPSAAELAWLIPVLPLVGACITGLGLISFNRTVNRLRKPVAWLLISCVGAAAVLSYAVLAQQLAGAPPTEVLFNWASAGTFNLQMGFRVDALGAVMLSLVTTIAVLVMVYSDGYMAHDKGYVRFFTYLALFSSSMLGLVISPNLLEIYVFWELVGMCSYLLVGFWYDRDGAANAAQKAFVVNRVGDFGLLLGILGLFWATGSFGFEEIGSRLQEAVAGGSISNAAAILLCLLVFMGPMAKSAQFPLHVWLPDAMEGPTPISALIHAATMVAAGVFLVARLQPVYEPFPAVQATIAVVGTITLVLGASIALTQMDLKKGLAYSTVSQLGYMMLAMGCGAPVAGMFHLVTHAFFKAMLFLGSGSVIHAMEEVVGHEPVLAQDMRLMGGLRKYMPITSSTFLIGCVAIAGIPPLAGFWSKDEILGVAFGSFPVLWVAGFITAGMTAFYMFRLYFLTFEGEFRGNDQAMRAQLLAEAGKTTDEQGDSHGDDHGHASHPHESGWQMAMPLAVLAVPSVLVGLLGTPWNSRFGNLLDPKEAAEVAEHFSWSEFLPLAGASVGISIAGITVAVLAYALHKIDLGKAVAARFPALNAFLANKWYLDAINDKLFVQGSRKLARQVLEVDSKVVDGVVNLTGLVTLGSGEGLKYFETGRAQFYALIVFGGVIALVVLFGSLG; encoded by the coding sequence ATGCCGTCAGCCGCCGAACTCGCCTGGTTGATTCCGGTGCTGCCCCTTGTCGGGGCTTGTATTACCGGGCTGGGGCTGATCAGCTTCAACCGCACCGTCAATCGGCTGCGCAAACCAGTGGCCTGGTTGCTAATCAGCTGCGTGGGAGCGGCTGCAGTTCTGAGCTACGCCGTATTGGCCCAGCAACTGGCGGGTGCACCACCCACCGAAGTGCTGTTCAACTGGGCCAGCGCCGGCACCTTCAACCTGCAGATGGGCTTCCGGGTGGACGCCCTCGGCGCCGTGATGCTGTCGTTGGTGACCACCATCGCCGTACTGGTGATGGTTTATTCCGATGGCTACATGGCCCATGACAAGGGCTACGTGCGCTTTTTCACCTACCTAGCCCTATTCAGCAGCTCGATGCTGGGCCTGGTGATCAGCCCCAACCTGCTGGAGATTTATGTGTTCTGGGAGCTGGTGGGCATGTGCTCCTACCTGCTTGTGGGCTTCTGGTACGACCGCGATGGCGCCGCCAATGCCGCCCAGAAAGCCTTTGTGGTGAACCGGGTTGGCGACTTCGGTCTGCTGCTGGGAATCCTGGGTCTGTTCTGGGCCACCGGCAGCTTCGGCTTTGAGGAAATTGGCAGCCGGCTGCAGGAGGCCGTAGCCGGCGGCAGCATTTCCAACGCGGCGGCGATTCTGCTGTGTCTGCTGGTGTTCATGGGACCGATGGCGAAATCGGCCCAATTCCCCCTGCACGTCTGGCTTCCGGATGCCATGGAGGGCCCGACCCCCATTTCAGCCCTGATCCACGCGGCAACCATGGTGGCCGCCGGTGTGTTCCTAGTCGCACGGTTGCAACCCGTTTACGAACCCTTCCCGGCTGTGCAGGCCACGATCGCCGTGGTGGGGACCATCACCCTGGTGCTGGGGGCCTCGATTGCCCTCACCCAGATGGATCTCAAGAAAGGTCTGGCATACAGCACCGTTTCCCAACTGGGTTACATGATGCTGGCCATGGGCTGCGGCGCTCCGGTGGCCGGCATGTTCCACCTGGTGACCCATGCCTTCTTCAAGGCGATGCTGTTTTTGGGATCCGGCTCGGTGATCCACGCCATGGAAGAGGTGGTGGGCCATGAGCCCGTGCTCGCCCAAGACATGCGCTTGATGGGTGGGCTGCGCAAATACATGCCGATCACCAGCAGCACCTTCCTGATTGGCTGCGTAGCCATCGCCGGCATTCCACCTCTGGCTGGCTTCTGGAGTAAGGACGAGATCCTCGGCGTGGCGTTTGGTTCGTTCCCCGTGCTCTGGGTGGCTGGCTTCATCACCGCCGGCATGACCGCCTTTTACATGTTCCGCCTCTACTTCCTCACCTTTGAGGGGGAGTTTCGCGGCAATGATCAGGCCATGCGGGCCCAGCTGCTGGCTGAAGCAGGGAAAACCACTGATGAACAGGGCGATAGCCATGGCGACGACCATGGCCACGCCAGCCATCCGCACGAATCCGGCTGGCAGATGGCTATGCCCCTAGCCGTGCTGGCCGTGCCCTCAGTGCTGGTAGGCCTGCTTGGCACCCCCTGGAACAGCCGCTTCGGCAACCTGCTCGACCCCAAGGAGGCAGCCGAGGTAGCCGAACACTTCAGTTGGAGCGAATTCCTGCCCCTGGCCGGAGCCTCCGTGGGCATCTCCATCGCCGGCATAACCGTGGCCGTGCTGGCCTACGCGCTGCACAAAATCGATCTGGGCAAAGCCGTAGCTGCTCGCTTCCCCGCACTTAATGCATTCCTGGCCAACAAGTGGTACCTCGATGCGATCAACGACAAGTTGTTCGTGCAGGGCAGCCGCAAACTGGCCCGCCAGGTGCTGGAGGTTGATTCCAAGGTTGTTGATGGAGTCGTCAACCTCACCGGGCTGGTGACCCTGGGCAGCGGCGAGGGGCTCAAATACTTCGAAACCGGCCGGGCCCAGTTCTATGCCCTGATCGTGTTCGGCGGCGTCATCGCCCTAGTGGTTTTATTCGGCTCGCTTGGCTGA
- a CDS encoding NAD(P)H-quinone oxidoreductase subunit 4 encodes MPFPWLSASILFPIAAALVIPFIPDAGDGKRIRWYALGITLITFLITVGAYLNGYDPAVEGLQLVERVQWLPSLGLAWSVGADGISMPLILLTSFITSLAALAAWPVTFKPKLFYFLLLLMDGGQIAVFAVQDMLLFFLAWELELLPVYLLLAIWGGKKRQYAATKFILYTAGSSLFILVVGLAMAFYGGGTPSFEYTELMAKDFSTKFQLFAYAGLLIAFGVKLPIVPLHTWLPDAHGEATAPVHMLLAGILLKMGGYALLRFNVQLLPEGHAQFAPLLVVLGVVNIIYAALTSFAQRNLKRKIAYSSISHMGFVLIGIGSFSALGTSGAMLQMISHGLIGASLFFLVGATYDRTHTLQLDDMGGVGQKMRKMFALWTICSLASLALPGMSGFVSELMVFTGFVTSEAYSLSFRIVMAALAAVGVILTPVYLLSMLREIFFGKENTELASHTHLVDAEPREIYVISCLLVPIVGIGLYPRVMTDTYRASIEALVQRETTALAKVIQPPPGDLIRQPLLSAPALPA; translated from the coding sequence GTGCCCTTCCCATGGTTGAGCGCGTCGATCCTGTTCCCGATCGCCGCGGCCCTGGTAATTCCTTTCATTCCCGATGCCGGCGACGGCAAGCGGATTCGCTGGTATGCCCTTGGCATCACCCTGATCACCTTCTTGATCACCGTGGGGGCCTACCTCAACGGCTATGACCCGGCGGTCGAAGGGCTGCAGCTGGTGGAGCGGGTGCAGTGGCTGCCCAGCCTGGGGTTGGCCTGGTCGGTGGGGGCGGACGGCATCTCGATGCCCCTGATCCTGCTCACCAGCTTCATCACCTCCCTGGCGGCTCTGGCTGCCTGGCCGGTGACCTTCAAGCCCAAGCTCTTTTATTTCCTGCTGCTGCTCATGGATGGCGGCCAGATCGCCGTGTTCGCGGTGCAGGACATGCTGCTGTTCTTCCTGGCCTGGGAGCTGGAACTGCTGCCGGTGTATCTGCTGCTGGCTATCTGGGGCGGCAAAAAGCGTCAGTACGCAGCCACCAAATTCATCCTCTACACAGCCGGTAGCTCCCTGTTCATTTTGGTGGTGGGCCTGGCGATGGCCTTCTACGGCGGTGGCACCCCCAGCTTTGAGTACACGGAGCTGATGGCCAAGGACTTCTCAACGAAGTTCCAGCTATTCGCCTACGCGGGCCTGCTGATCGCCTTTGGGGTGAAGCTGCCAATCGTGCCCCTGCACACCTGGCTGCCCGATGCCCACGGCGAGGCCACGGCTCCGGTGCACATGCTGCTGGCCGGCATCTTGCTGAAGATGGGGGGCTATGCCTTGCTGCGCTTCAACGTGCAGCTTCTACCAGAGGGGCATGCCCAATTTGCGCCGCTGCTGGTGGTGCTGGGGGTGGTGAACATCATCTACGCCGCGCTCACCTCTTTTGCCCAGCGCAACCTCAAGCGCAAAATCGCCTACAGCTCGATCAGCCACATGGGCTTCGTGCTGATCGGCATCGGCAGCTTCAGTGCCCTGGGCACCAGCGGCGCCATGCTGCAAATGATTAGCCACGGACTGATCGGCGCCAGCCTTTTCTTCCTGGTGGGCGCCACCTACGACCGCACCCACACCCTGCAGCTCGACGACATGGGCGGGGTTGGCCAGAAGATGCGCAAGATGTTTGCCCTGTGGACCATCTGCTCCCTAGCCTCCCTTGCCCTACCAGGCATGAGTGGCTTCGTGTCCGAGCTGATGGTGTTCACGGGCTTCGTGACCAGCGAGGCCTATTCACTCAGCTTCCGCATCGTGATGGCGGCCCTAGCGGCGGTGGGCGTGATCCTCACCCCGGTGTACCTGCTCTCGATGTTGCGGGAAATCTTCTTCGGCAAGGAAAACACTGAGCTTGCCTCCCACACCCACCTGGTGGATGCGGAGCCCCGCGAGATCTACGTGATCAGCTGTCTGCTCGTGCCGATCGTGGGCATCGGCCTCTACCCCCGGGTGATGACCGACACCTACCGGGCTTCGATCGAAGCCCTTGTGCAACGGGAGACCACCGCCCTCGCCAAGGTGATTCAGCCGCCGCCGGGCGATTTGATTCGCCAACCCCTGCTTTCGGCGCCAGCCCTGCCGGCCTGA
- a CDS encoding NnrU family protein: MLGLLLAFAVVHSGGASLRVWGAAKIGERAWRLLFAAVSIPSAVVVIGYFLAHRYDGVRLWNLQDQPWIVPVVWAGTAISFLFLYPATYNLLEIPAVLKPQVRLYATGIIRISRHPQAVGQVLWCATHLLWIGSSFMVATCAGLIAHHLFAVWNGDRRLAKRFGSAFEELRASTSILPFRAILTGHQQLVPSEFLRPAQLGIAIAVGVFWWAHRFIGLGATSFARTGLGHLLG, from the coding sequence ATGCTCGGCCTGTTGCTGGCTTTCGCCGTAGTTCACAGCGGCGGAGCTTCGCTGCGGGTGTGGGGCGCAGCAAAAATTGGCGAGCGGGCCTGGCGGCTGCTGTTTGCCGCGGTGAGCATCCCCTCAGCCGTGGTGGTGATCGGCTACTTCCTCGCCCATCGCTACGACGGGGTGCGCCTCTGGAATCTCCAGGACCAGCCCTGGATCGTGCCCGTGGTGTGGGCCGGCACCGCGATCAGCTTTTTGTTTCTTTATCCAGCCACCTACAACCTGCTGGAAATCCCGGCGGTGCTCAAGCCCCAGGTGCGGCTTTATGCCACCGGCATCATCCGCATCAGCCGCCATCCCCAGGCGGTGGGCCAGGTCCTCTGGTGCGCCACCCACCTGCTCTGGATCGGCAGCAGCTTCATGGTGGCCACCTGCGCCGGCCTGATCGCCCACCACCTATTTGCGGTGTGGAACGGCGACCGCCGCCTGGCCAAGCGCTTCGGTAGCGCCTTTGAGGAGCTGAGGGCTAGCACCTCGATCCTTCCCTTTAGGGCGATATTGACCGGCCACCAGCAGCTGGTCCCCAGCGAATTTCTACGGCCAGCCCAGCTGGGCATTGCCATTGCCGTGGGCGTGTTTTGGTGGGCCCATCGCTTCATCGGCCTCGGCGCTACGAGCTTCGCTCGCACAGGCTTGGGCCACCTGCTGGGCTGA
- a CDS encoding phytoene synthase, with product MVSSLPNLEKAYEACRQETAEWAKTFYLGTLLMPPAKRRAIWAIYVWCRRTDELMDSAEAQARPVAELADRLDAWEERTRALFAGEVCDGLDLVMRDTMERYPQPLQAYLDMIEGQRMDLRLHRYPTFEDLELYCYRVAGTVGLMTQEVMGLDPAYTSAPWSDRPDTSHAAVALGIANQLTNILRDVGEDRSRGRIYLPQEDLERFGYSEAELLAGTVNDNWRALMRFQLERARMWFARSEAGVRWLAPDARWPVWASLRLYRGILDVIEEHHYDVFNKRAFVPRAGKLFDLPFSYLVAQVR from the coding sequence GTGGTGTCCTCGCTCCCAAATTTGGAGAAGGCTTATGAGGCCTGCCGGCAGGAGACGGCCGAGTGGGCTAAGACCTTTTATCTGGGCACCCTGCTGATGCCGCCGGCCAAGCGCCGGGCGATTTGGGCGATTTATGTGTGGTGCCGCCGCACAGATGAGCTGATGGATAGTGCGGAGGCCCAAGCCCGTCCTGTGGCAGAGCTGGCAGATCGCCTAGATGCCTGGGAGGAGCGCACTAGGGCTCTGTTTGCTGGCGAGGTTTGCGATGGCCTCGATCTGGTTATGCGGGACACGATGGAGCGTTACCCCCAGCCCCTGCAGGCTTACCTAGACATGATCGAGGGGCAGAGGATGGATCTGCGCTTGCACCGTTACCCCACCTTCGAAGATCTGGAGCTCTACTGCTATCGGGTTGCAGGTACCGTTGGCCTGATGACTCAGGAGGTGATGGGACTGGATCCTGCCTACACAAGCGCCCCTTGGAGTGATCGGCCGGACACCTCCCACGCAGCTGTAGCTCTCGGCATCGCCAACCAGCTCACCAATATTCTTCGCGATGTGGGCGAAGATCGATCTAGAGGACGCATTTACCTTCCCCAGGAAGATCTGGAGCGATTTGGCTATAGCGAAGCCGAATTGCTTGCGGGCACGGTTAATGATAACTGGCGTGCGCTGATGCGATTCCAGCTAGAGAGAGCCCGAATGTGGTTTGCCCGCTCAGAGGCAGGAGTGCGCTGGCTTGCTCCCGACGCCCGATGGCCAGTATGGGCATCGTTGCGGCTGTATAGGGGCATTCTTGATGTAATTGAAGAGCATCACTACGACGTTTTTAACAAGCGAGCCTTTGTGCCGAGGGCTGGCAAGCTATTCGATCTACCTTTTTCCTATCTAGTTGCTCAGGTGCGCTGA
- a CDS encoding LysR family transcriptional regulator has product MADLPFTLDQLRILRAIASEGSFKKAADSLYVTQPAVSLQIQNLEKQLSVSLFDRGGRKAQLTEAGHLLLSYCDRILSQCQEACRALEDLHNLRGGSLIVGASQTTGTYLMPRMIGLFRQKYPEVAVQLQVHSTRRTGWSVANGQVDLAIIGGELPTELCELLQVVPYASDELALVLPVKHPLARLPELTKDDLYRLGFVCLDAQSTTRKMVDQLLARSGLDVGRLKIEMELNSFEAIKNAVQSGLGAAFLPVVSIERELSAGSLHRPQVADLLVRRQLKLITHPARYCSRAADAFRKEVLPVFASPDSPLRRPLQQQEALTQN; this is encoded by the coding sequence ATGGCAGACCTGCCTTTTACTCTTGATCAGCTCCGCATCCTGCGGGCCATCGCCTCTGAGGGGAGCTTCAAGAAGGCCGCAGACAGCCTTTATGTGACTCAGCCGGCGGTGAGCCTGCAGATTCAGAATCTGGAGAAGCAGCTCAGCGTCAGCCTGTTTGATCGGGGCGGGCGCAAGGCCCAGCTCACCGAGGCAGGCCACCTGCTGCTCAGCTACTGCGACCGAATCCTGAGCCAGTGTCAGGAGGCCTGCCGGGCTTTAGAAGACCTGCACAACCTGCGCGGCGGCTCGCTCATCGTTGGCGCTAGCCAGACCACCGGCACCTATTTAATGCCGCGAATGATTGGTCTGTTTCGGCAGAAGTATCCCGAAGTGGCGGTTCAATTGCAGGTGCACAGCACCCGCCGCACCGGCTGGAGCGTGGCCAATGGTCAGGTGGATCTGGCGATCATCGGCGGCGAGCTTCCAACGGAGCTTTGTGAGCTGCTGCAGGTGGTGCCCTACGCCAGCGATGAGTTGGCCCTGGTTCTGCCGGTGAAGCATCCGCTGGCCCGCCTGCCCGAGCTCACTAAAGACGACCTCTACCGGCTGGGTTTTGTCTGCCTTGATGCCCAGTCGACCACCCGCAAGATGGTCGACCAGCTGCTGGCCCGCTCCGGCTTGGATGTGGGCCGGCTCAAGATTGAGATGGAACTCAATTCCTTTGAGGCGATCAAAAACGCCGTTCAGTCGGGGCTTGGGGCCGCCTTCCTGCCTGTGGTCTCAATTGAGCGGGAGCTCTCGGCTGGCAGCCTGCATCGCCCCCAGGTGGCCGACCTGCTCGTGCGCCGCCAGCTGAAGCTGATCACCCATCCAGCCCGCTATTGCTCCCGGGCCGCCGATGCCTTCCGCAAGGAGGTGCTGCCCGTGTTTGCCAGCCCCGATAGCCCCCTGCGCCGGCCGTTGCAGCAGCAGGAGGCCCTTACTCAGAACTGA
- a CDS encoding NAD(P)H-quinone oxidoreductase subunit M: MADSLPAESRPAETLLKSTTRHVRLFTARVEDGNLLADPSQLTMDVDPDNEFLWDAPVLAKVQDHFRELVAAQAGADLTEYNLRQIGSELEGLIRQLLQAGELRYNPDARVLNYSMGLPRSTESL; the protein is encoded by the coding sequence ATGGCCGACTCACTCCCTGCCGAATCCCGCCCTGCAGAGACCTTGCTGAAGTCCACCACCCGCCACGTGCGGCTGTTCACCGCCCGAGTGGAGGACGGCAACCTGCTGGCTGATCCCAGCCAGCTCACCATGGATGTGGATCCCGACAACGAGTTTCTCTGGGACGCCCCGGTGCTGGCCAAGGTGCAAGACCACTTCCGCGAGCTGGTGGCCGCCCAAGCCGGCGCCGACCTCACTGAATACAACCTGCGCCAGATCGGTTCGGAGCTGGAAGGGCTAATTCGCCAGCTGCTCCAGGCCGGCGAGCTTCGCTACAACCCGGATGCCCGGGTACTCAACTACTCAATGGGCCTACCTCGCAGCACCGAAAGCCTGTGA